The sequence GCGCAGATCCCGACTGATCACGTCGTAGATCGTCTCGGCGGACTGACCCTTGAGCGCCGGGTCGTGCAACAGGCCACGAGCCGGGGCCATGCCGACGGCCATCTCGATCAGCCAACCATTGATCACGAAGTCGCAGGCGGCGTTCCACAGGAAAAAGTCGCGGCCGCCGCAGCGCACGGTGTGTCGCAGCCCGGCGTGCAGCAGCTCATGCGCAATGACGAACCGCGTCTCGAGTTCGTTCAATCCGGCGCCGGGATTGAGGTAGATGCGGCGTTCGGAGTCGCTGATCGCCGCAATGCCGATGTCCAGCCGATGGCACTGCGCGGTGTCTTCGATCAGATCGAACCCTGCGGCGAGCGCACCGAGCAGGGGATAGTGATCGATGAACCAGGCGCGCGCGCGCTGGGCAGCAGTCTTCTTCGCCGCCACTTCGGTGCTGGCCACGCCCGAGGCGCGCATCAACGCATCATCGACAGCTGCGAACATGCCGGCACTGAACAGTTTTGCCCACTCAGTGCGTTGAATCCATCGATGCGATGCCTCGCCGTCGCGACTGAGCATGTCGTCATGGTGGGCGCCGGCGATTGAGAGCTCCAGCGCCCAGTCCGGGATGCCCTGCTCGTCGAAGGCGCGAAACCAACGGTCCTCATCCCATGCATGCAGTTCGTCCTGCGGTGGGTGGCTGATTGGCGTTCCCAACTTCAAATCAAGCAAGAACCGGGTGACCACGCAATCGCAGGCAGCATTCCACAGTCGCGATCGCGCGGAGCGACGAAAGTGATCGAAAGCAAGGTGCAAGGCCGCGTGCGCGAACACATACAACCACTCCGCCGGCTCGGCACGCCGGCGGGCGTGCGCGTAGATCACGCCGTCTGCGGAGACCATCGCCCAGCCGTCGTCAGGCACCGGATTCATCTCCTTGGGGCGACGCAGGTTGAGTCTTGCCGCGAGCATGCCGAGCAACGGGTGCCTCTGCAGTTCCTTGAAACCGGCTTCGACCGATTCTCGGGCCGGATCCTGTTTTTTCGGACTCACGTGCCTACACCTTGCGTTCGATCAGTCGCGGCAGGTCGCGCACTACCTCGACCATGAACCAATCGGGCAGCGCGAGGCCTTCTTCGCGGGCAACCACCACTTGGGCGATTTCCAGGCTGATGGTCGCCAGCGACTTCAATCGCGCCTTGGCATTGTGGGCCAGGTCGCGGGCTTCGCTGTTGATCTCTTCCTTGAGTTGCGGCAGTTCGGTCAGCAGCCGGCCGCGCAGACCCTGCGCCAGGAAATACAGCAGGTCGCGATCCTCCGGCGCGTGCGGCCACTGCACGCTGCCGGAGAGGATGGCCTCCAGCCGATACTGCGAATTGCGCTGCTTGTAGAAGCTCTTGAAGGACTGGGCGTGCGCCGGTGACAGCGTGGCGTAGGCAAGCGTCTCGACGATGGCGGCAGTCATGGATTCGCCGTAGCTGGACAGAGCGTCGCTGAGCATGTGCCAGGAGCGCGGTGTGGAGAACGGCTCCTCGTGCTTGGGCGGCTGGTTCCAGAGGTGATCCGGCCGGGCGTGCAGGTAGTCGAGGACCAGTGCGTGCAGACCGGCGCCATGCGCCCATTCTTCCCAGTCGGCGTAGGCCGCGCGCAGGTGAACGTGCACCATCCGGTTGAGCAGGGCCGAGGACATCGGCCGGACGATCGCGGCGTCTTGAGCGCGGTTACCGGCGCCGATGACGACCGAGCCAGCGGGCAGGCTGTACTCGCCGATGCGCCGTTCGTGGATCAGGCTGTAGAACGCCTTCTGTACTTCCTGCGAGCAGGCGTTGAGCTCGTCGAGGAACAGGCAGTACGGCGTCGTGCGAGCAATCTGCGCGGGCGGACAGAAGCGACTCACGCCATCGATAATCTGCGGCACGCCGATCAGGTCTTCCGGCGCGAGCTGGCTGCCCAGCAAGGACACGCAGGGAAGTCCGACCGAATCAGCGAAGTTCTGCACCAGCGCACTCTTGCCGATGCCCGGCGCACCCCACACAAATACCGGCCGAACGGGCGCGACGTTGAGCAGGAAGTCGAGCAGCTGCTTCTGACTGAGCGTGACGATGGGGTTCATGGCGGATAACGGACCTTGAGGCGTAGCGGAACGGCGGTGTCGAGGGAGTTGAGTTCAGACATCAGAAATCTGCTTGCTGAGAGGCTGCTTCGAGTCCGATGAGCCTGATCGTCTGTTCTTCAGTCAAGACTCTAACCCTCTTGCGGAAACCGCGAACCAGTGGGAGCAACTGTCTGGCGGGAGCGCGAACGATTCCATTCTGGCATCCAAACGGCTTCGAACGGACTTCAGCCAGGCCCGCGAAGCGCCAGCATGGCCGCGCCAGCCCGATGCATCGCTTCCCGAATCGCCGTTGAGTCCAGGCGTGCGTATCCGGTCGTCGTCTTCAGGTCCTTGTGGCCCAGTGACTGCGATGCGACGTATAGCGTGGCGCCGGTTTTCATTTGCCAGCTGGCCAGCGTGCGGCGCAGATCGTGCATGCGGAGGTCCCGAACAGCGACCATGGCTGGGTCAAGGCCGAGTTGCCGCACTTCCTCGCGCAGTTCGACCATGACCGCATCGGTCGCAGATTGATGACTTCGCTTCATCGCATGCTTGCTGCGACTCGTGGCGACGAGTTGCCAGATCTCCTCCTTGACCGAGTCGACCGTGACATTGCGGCGCTCGGCGATCAGTTCGGCCAGGCCGATGGCTTCGGTTCGCAGCAGGATGCGCTTCCACGCATTCGGTATGCCGCGGTAATGACCGCTGTCGCTGTCGGCGCGAAGGGCGGGGAAAACCCAGGGGGATGTCGTCGTTGCGAAGCGGTGACGCAGGATGACGACTGCTTCGGGTGCCAGCGGCAGGATCTGCGCATCGCCGCCCTTGTGTTTGTGCGCCGGGATGATCCACTCCGCCTCATCGAGATCGAGCTCTTCCCAGCGCATCGACAGCACGTTGCCCTGGCGGGCGCCCGTGAGCAACGCGATCAGCATCAGGTCGCGCGTCGTGTCGCATGGCTCCGCGTCGAGGGCGGCTAGGAATCGACGCAATTCGGCGCCGCGCAGGTACCGGTCGCGCGGCCGCTCCCGGTTGCGGCGGACGCCCTTGCAGGGATTCGGACCGGTCCAGATATCCCATTCATAGAGACGCCCAAAAACTGACGAGGCGAGGTTCAGTACCCGGTTGGCCACGGCGGGGTGGTCCTGTCCGATTTCCGCATGCAGGTCGGCGATGTCGCGGCGCCGAATCTCATTGAGACGCTTGCTTCCGAGCTTCGACAGATAGAGCCGCCAGAGCGACCGGTCGCCCTCGTGGGACCGCTTCTTTCTCCGCGCATGGCGCTCGTAGTAGAGCTCGAACGCTCCGGCCAGGGTCTCGCAGCTGCGTTCGCTGCGGGCGGACTCGGCCGGGTTTTCCCCTTCGGCGATCTGCGAATTCAGCTGTTCGGCCTTGCGTCGAGCGGCGTCGACCGCGAGGTCGGGAAACGGGCCGAGCGCGATCTTCTCCATGCCCCGGCCGATCCGCCGGTTCAGGTAGAACTGCTTGCGACCAGTCGGATGCACGGCGAGCATCAGCCCGCGCACCTTGGTGTCGCCATACCAACGACGCTTCGCCTCGGGCTTCAGGGCCTCGATTGCAGACTTGTTGAACGCGAATTTCATCCGTGAGTACTCCTTGCTGGCCCGTCCGTGGGCAATCCCTGGTACGTGCACAGCGCCGCTCGCCGTTCCTCACCTGTTCCTCATTTGCGCCGAGGAGAGGTGAGTTCGAATGGGTAGCTGTGCCCACACTTGCGCAGCCAACGATACGGCAGGAATCGCCCAAGCTGTTGAGCAGCAAGGAGAATTGAGGAAGGATGAGGAGGTTTGCAGAGAATTGCGGAGTATTAGAAGGGCTGGCCCGAGGGGGCTCTGACTCTGCCTATCTAGGTTCGAATCCTAGTCTCCCAGCCATTCAAATCAAGGGCTTGCAGCGATGCAGGCCCTTTGTTTTTGTGGCGGTTCCACCTCATGCACCACATTTCCCTTACCGCCCGACGGCAAACCTCGCGCGGGCTACGCAGCAGCGCAACCTGCTTCAATGTTCCAAAGGGTCGACGTGATCGGCCCAGTGCAGCGAGTCAAGTCGTGTTTCTCAAGGCAGCATGGCCTTGCCGGTCAACTCCGACCGGTTTCAGCGATCAGGAGGGAGATAGGTGATGAGGCTGCGAAAAAAGGACGTTGCCGATTGCGAGATAGTGACGCGCGGTCTGCACGTCTTCATCGACATTCAAGGCACAGCCTTGGCGCCTGCCAGGGCGTCATCAGGCACGCTGGCTTGCCTCAGCCGATGACTGCTCGCGCGGCATTGCGCTCCGGATGCTCGAAGGCGCCGGCGAACGGCTCCAGTTCGCGGTCGAGCATACCCAGGGTGCGCCCAACTTCACGCCATAGGCTTACTGCTCGCTCCACTTCGCCCAGGATCCGCCGGGCAGTTCGTTGGTCAATGCGGAAGTAGGGGGTGACCGCCATCAGCGCGTCGATCGAGGCCTCGGGGCCGGAGTCTTCGGAGATCCAGGTCTTGAGCTCGCGGACGCGCTCGGGGAAGGGATTCACATCGAAGGCCGGCGCCAGCCGCCATTGCCCGAGCTGCTGATGCAGGAAGCCATGGTTGTGCAGGTGGTCATCAACATTGGTGATGAGGATGGAAAACGCGATGCGCCTCCAGATCTCCTCGATGTCGGCCTGCGGCTGAGCGCCGTGTTGTCGCAACGCATCGACGATCTCGGTGTAGGAATGCTCCGTGCCGTCGCTGCTGTCGGCGCCGAGCATGGTCGCGGCGGAAACGTAAAGCAGGCGGCGGCCGTCGTCGGTGCGATCGAAACGGCGGATCAGGGCCACGGGCAGGCCGTCGCTGTCGACCAGCCTTGCTGCGGCAGCATCGATGCCAGCCGCCTTGGCCAAGCGCAATGCCAGCACTTCGCCCTGGGTAACTGGCCGATCGTCGGCGACGCTGGGAAACTTTCCGATCGACAGCCGCCCGTCGTCGTCGATAACTGAGCACTTGGGGCGCAAACCGCCCAACGAGGTGCCGCGGCCTCGCAGGAAGGCGAGATCTGCCGCAGTCTCCGCCTGCATTTCCACGGCACGGGAGGCCGAGAGCAGCGCGCCCAGCTCGATAAGTGGCGGTGCACTGCGCGCTTCGGGCCTGCGCTGGAAATTCCCGTCCTCGTCCCGGAAACGCAGCGCGCCCATGCGGCTCAGGTCATCGACTGCCAGCAGGAAATCGAGATGGTTCAGAGGGCCCGACTCCGTCGCGGTGCCTGCCTTCCTGGATTGCTGCCGCCGCTTCACGGAGTCGCGGAGGATGACCTTGCGCCCCCAACCGTCCGGCTCGGTATCCGCGATCACGCCATGAAACAGCGAGCCATCGCGCTGCGCCGGATGGAACTGCATGCCGGCCACCAGCGGCAAGCCCGGCTCGAGCGGGAATCGATCCGGTGCGGCCAACCAGTCCGGGTGATACTCGAAACCGGCCGCCTGGCGCGCCCCCTGTGCCTCGAAGCGCAGGGTACCGACTTGCCGTGAAATGTCACCGAGAAAGACATCGATCGTCCGCTTCATGGCGCTTCCGGCGCTTTCTTGGGCCTGATGCGCTGGGGCAGGCGGCGTGCATCGAGCAGCAGCCCGGTGTCATCGCGACGGCTGTCGGCAATCTCGCCCAGCGCGCTGGGGAAGCCAAGGACAAACAGGGCCATCGCGTACACACCCATGGATACGCTGGGGTCACCCTTTTCAACGCGCTGGTAGGTGGCCTTGGATACACCGACCCGCTCGACCATCATCGCCACGGTCAGATGGCGCTTGCGGCGGGCGTCGCGCAGGTCCGCGCCCAGCTTTCCCAGCGAGCGGCCAACTTTGGGAGGCAGCGTGTCTGTCACCG comes from Lysobacterales bacterium and encodes:
- a CDS encoding peptidase encodes the protein MLAARLNLRRPKEMNPVPDDGWAMVSADGVIYAHARRRAEPAEWLYVFAHAALHLAFDHFRRSARSRLWNAACDCVVTRFLLDLKLGTPISHPPQDELHAWDEDRWFRAFDEQGIPDWALELSIAGAHHDDMLSRDGEASHRWIQRTEWAKLFSAGMFAAVDDALMRASGVASTEVAAKKTAAQRARAWFIDHYPLLGALAAGFDLIEDTAQCHRLDIGIAAISDSERRIYLNPGAGLNELETRFVIAHELLHAGLRHTVRCGGRDFFLWNAACDFVINGWLIEMAVGMAPARGLLHDPALKGQSAETIYDVISRDLRSRRKLATLRGEGAADMLDAPGHAANSHSTDLDSFCRRALLTGLELHVSGQRGLLPAGLIEEVRALAQPPIPWDVALAQWFDAWFAPLERSRSYARISRRQSATPDIPRPRYALDEALLAGRTFGVVLDSSGSMERADLARGLGAIAAYALSREVPMVRLVCCDAAAHDEGYLPVEAIAGVIKIRGRGGTVLQPGIDLLQGTPDFPKSAPILIITDGFCESRLTIAREHAFLLTRVGRLPFLPRGPVFRTS
- a CDS encoding AAA family ATPase, which translates into the protein MNPIVTLSQKQLLDFLLNVAPVRPVFVWGAPGIGKSALVQNFADSVGLPCVSLLGSQLAPEDLIGVPQIIDGVSRFCPPAQIARTTPYCLFLDELNACSQEVQKAFYSLIHERRIGEYSLPAGSVVIGAGNRAQDAAIVRPMSSALLNRMVHVHLRAAYADWEEWAHGAGLHALVLDYLHARPDHLWNQPPKHEEPFSTPRSWHMLSDALSSYGESMTAAIVETLAYATLSPAHAQSFKSFYKQRNSQYRLEAILSGSVQWPHAPEDRDLLYFLAQGLRGRLLTELPQLKEEINSEARDLAHNAKARLKSLATISLEIAQVVVAREEGLALPDWFMVEVVRDLPRLIERKV
- a CDS encoding tyrosine-type recombinase/integrase translates to MKFAFNKSAIEALKPEAKRRWYGDTKVRGLMLAVHPTGRKQFYLNRRIGRGMEKIALGPFPDLAVDAARRKAEQLNSQIAEGENPAESARSERSCETLAGAFELYYERHARRKKRSHEGDRSLWRLYLSKLGSKRLNEIRRRDIADLHAEIGQDHPAVANRVLNLASSVFGRLYEWDIWTGPNPCKGVRRNRERPRDRYLRGAELRRFLAALDAEPCDTTRDLMLIALLTGARQGNVLSMRWEELDLDEAEWIIPAHKHKGGDAQILPLAPEAVVILRHRFATTTSPWVFPALRADSDSGHYRGIPNAWKRILLRTEAIGLAELIAERRNVTVDSVKEEIWQLVATSRSKHAMKRSHQSATDAVMVELREEVRQLGLDPAMVAVRDLRMHDLRRTLASWQMKTGATLYVASQSLGHKDLKTTTGYARLDSTAIREAMHRAGAAMLALRGPG
- a CDS encoding type II toxin-antitoxin system HipA family toxin yields the protein MKRTIDVFLGDISRQVGTLRFEAQGARQAAGFEYHPDWLAAPDRFPLEPGLPLVAGMQFHPAQRDGSLFHGVIADTEPDGWGRKVILRDSVKRRQQSRKAGTATESGPLNHLDFLLAVDDLSRMGALRFRDEDGNFQRRPEARSAPPLIELGALLSASRAVEMQAETAADLAFLRGRGTSLGGLRPKCSVIDDDGRLSIGKFPSVADDRPVTQGEVLALRLAKAAGIDAAAARLVDSDGLPVALIRRFDRTDDGRRLLYVSAATMLGADSSDGTEHSYTEIVDALRQHGAQPQADIEEIWRRIAFSILITNVDDHLHNHGFLHQQLGQWRLAPAFDVNPFPERVRELKTWISEDSGPEASIDALMAVTPYFRIDQRTARRILGEVERAVSLWREVGRTLGMLDRELEPFAGAFEHPERNAARAVIG
- a CDS encoding helix-turn-helix transcriptional regulator; protein product: MRSAVTDTLPPKVGRSLGKLGADLRDARRKRHLTVAMMVERVGVSKATYQRVEKGDPSVSMGVYAMALFVLGFPSALGEIADSRRDDTGLLLDARRLPQRIRPKKAPEAP